Within Topomyia yanbarensis strain Yona2022 chromosome 2, ASM3024719v1, whole genome shotgun sequence, the genomic segment actgacggatcaaatctcgatgggtccactggcttcggtatcttcaacaatactatcaccgcttcattcaagctcaatgatcccgcttcagtttacgtcgcagagttagctgcaattcagtacacccttgggatcatcgacactctgcccacagatcactacttcatcgtttcggacagcctcagctctatcgaggctcttcgtgcggtgaagcctaaaaagcaattaccgtattttctggggaagatacaggagtccttgtgtacgttatctgaaaaatcttatcagattacctttatttgggtcccctctcattgttctatcccgggcaatgaaaaggccgactcattagcaaaggtgggcgcattaaatggtgacatatacgaaagaccaatctgcttcaacgaattttttagtatttgtcgtcagaggacgctcaacagttggcaaacctcgtggagcaatggggaacttggacgatggctacattcgattatcccaaaggtatcaacgaagccttggttcggggggatggatgtgggtcgggattttattcgcgtaatgtcccgacttatgtccaatcactacaccatggatgcgcatttgcggcgtattgggcttgcggagagtagtctgtgcgcttgtgacgagggctatcacgacatcgaacacgttgtctgggtgtgcgccgggtattgtgacgccaggtctcagttaaaggaatcccttcgggcccgaggtagaccacccaatgtaccagtccgagatatgctggcaactcgtgatttcccctatatgtcccttatttataccttcataaaaacgataaatatcccaatttagcccctctcttttatttctcgtttttagagtttcctcctgccttgcggaaccgatcagctccagagtgccactatgtaaccgccatcgcccttaccactacgcctgcatagaaggaaactgaagcgagagcgactcgaggtccgatgacttttgaaagattccccgcgggtccgaagaataccatccgccaatccggtactcgacgacttactatactgaggcgcaaatttgatacgctgatccccctccccccccccccctgccgttcgagcgaaagttgcaagttttgctcttctttctctgtctctcccctgtccttgatacaactgctgctacactgatgcggaaataagccaccctttgaatatcttgaccaagcataagttttagttaaaaaattcaaattagtattctgtattcctagttttaagatagctataatttttactctttattgaaactcttgtcctccatcttgtaaatagaattgaatccctagttttaagatttctgtgaaatttctcataaatatttgttcccccttttgtgtactaaactatattgttagttttaagataaccgtaaaatatttcgtaaaatactattactccccctcttgtatatcaaagtgaatcccttgttttaaattttttcataaaaaaatcttttggccctcttttgtatattgaatcttatttctagtcttaagatagctgtaaactttcttttcctttgtaaaaaatatttcaacattgtaacctcctagttttaagatatccaaaatgtaaaaacaaaagcatttggcaccgccaagctaacgcatttgtgcctattaaataaacgaaatgaataaaaaaaaaacaacaacccTAGTGCGATCATCAATGTGATTGAGCAGCTTATCCACACAGGCGGCATGCTGCTCATATAAAGCGAGCTCGGAATTTGGTGGTAggtaaatcacacaaataacgataGATACGGTCCCACATGTGACTCGAACGGCAATCTGCTCTAGAGACTCAGCCCCATCGATAGCTACAATGTTGCTTCGATTGTTTTTCTTTATGCCTATCAAAACACCACCACCACGGCTGTGCCGGCTTGTGGAAGAATTTCGATCACAACGATATATTGCATACTCATCGGTCAGCTCAGTATTAAGTATATTGTCGTTGAGCCATGTTTCGGTAAACACCACAACGTCATAATCAGTAGTCGGAAGGGCTCCGAAGAGTTGCCGGGTCTTTGACCGGAGACCTCTTGTGTTCTGATAAAAGATTGTGAATGGGCGTTTTGTTTCGTTATCGGTAGTGGGGTCGGATTCAGAGCTCTGTGATTTTAATTGCGAGTGTACCGTCTGATTAGTGTTAGCCATTGGCGAGATACATGCAGTGAGCGGGGTGGTGCTgattgttgttgttatttcatATCTGCTGTTGTGATTGAAACCGAAACGTAGATCGCGTGTGAAAATCAAACTCACGGACGATTATTCCCTTCTGCCAGGAGGATTTTAACAGGGAGACCattgttcatgattgcaggatctttgtcacgatttttgtaatttctatttcgtggtattttagtcatgagtacaGTGATTCAtggtcatgatttcaggatactggtcacgatttttgtgtgagtaatttgatttatatttatGTTTGAGGATGTTTGtcgcgattttcataatttctattcacatTATCGTGATAGTTTAGTCACGAGtggagtgatttatgttcatgaatttaggatcttagtcacgaattTTGATATTTCAATCACGAGTAATGTCTTTTatatttatgatttcaggatcttagttacgattttcgtaattttttattcgtaattttatttcttgatattttagtcacaagtCGAGTcacttatgttcatgatttcaggatcttagtcacgattttggatatttttgtcaccaatagtatgatttatgttcttgattttaggatctgtctcacaattttcgtaatttattataacgatattatattttattctagagcttactttcgaatttgacacgtggagtgatGTGACTGACGTTCATGACAGCAGGAGTTTATTTATGATGTTCGCAATTTCTCCTCACCTTATCGCAATCTGCAATTTTTTGGCTATTACCGGTTTTCGTAGTCGGAGTTTCGCGACAATATGATCAGGAACATAAATGTATGACTAATAACGCAATTTGTGGCTctctaatgtatttttggtgctcagtgCAGTACTTTTTTCTgccgagacatcacactgaaccttatcaaatgaataacgttgTTCGAGTCCCTAataattttcttatatctacagctcgtacctattactggccgCTAGAAGCtgaacatttcatgaaaaagtgcatggaacaaaaatgattccacgaatattaCGCTAACTTTCATTACCATTCATTTCattatcatgttgcatgaaattgaaaataaggaatatattttaaatattacaagcacacaaaatatatcgtaaatcatgtactatgaatcatgaacttgttcacgaatccatgaatttcataattttgtgaactatttgacgagcacgaatTGTCAAAcgtatactagaaatcatgaacgaattcacgaatacatgagcaatatttgatgattttgtgaactatttcacgagcatgaatggtaagtcgtgactttTGTACTAGGatccatgaaccagttcacgtatatatgaaaaatatttcataattttgtgaacgATTTCACGAGCATGGATAGTGGaccgtgactaatatattaggaatcatgaattaggtCACGAGGAAAGaagggattcatgaataaagctccgagtttcgtgaactaattcacgagAAAACAttcagaatgttttgattttgtgaactaatgttcctaaatctatgaacaacatcatcagttaacctttggttttatgaatatgtCCTAAATAAAATCATATTAAACAAACTCTCGTAGTGTTTAGATATGTTTAATATGGTTTAATTTCGGTTAATAAATATGGCATTTAAATATGATGCAGAACGTTCTGAAATTTTGGTAAAATAATCTTAGAGCGGTCACCTAAATGTAGATAAAAGTTTGACTGACGGGGAGTGAAATTTCCATAAATGATATATGCTTTTTCCGTGTTATATTTAAATATACCCTTAACATTTCTGTCTTACCCCCTGTTCCTTTAATTAAAACTACGCGCTCTCAGTATACCATTCACCGGCGCTCTCGTCTGAATGGCTCATGATTCCAAACTTGGTCGCTTTCGCCAAAGTCAGTCGCAATATTGTTTCCCCAAGTTCAACTAGCTTCAACTGAAGCGAAgcgaaaatattcaaaataatagaCAGACTAGGAGCACACGGTTCGATAAACTTCGACTTGGGGCATTCCGTTTGCAGCCTGACGACGTTGATAATTGAATTCAGTGCCAGAACAAACATTCGCAACCCATCCAACCCCCCCACCAAGCGCCCAGACCACGATGAACCTGAGGTAAAAGGTGTATCTTTCTCGCTCAACCTCCATTTCCAGTTTGGTTCCGGTGCTAAAGCGTGAGAACCCGACGACTGATTGGAAACGTAGTGCTTCTGGATGGGGGGAGGACCATGTAACTAACTGTACCTTCGACTACAACCACGATGACGACGTCGAGTCCTGACATATTGAATTCGTAATCATTTGCAAATATTTGCGGTTTGAATTATGATGGATTGCCTCCCCTAGTTGGATCCTCCCCAAAAACGTTGGAAGCCTGCCAGCGTCAGTGTTTACTCTAATCGTCGAAGGTTGTGTTGATTTGGTGGTGGGAttgtttaaaggaattagagccAATTTTCGAACTGACTTGCCGCAGGATGGGGTTTGCGCGCTGATGTAATTTGCATATCACGCGTCACTGGCATTAGAcaaatttctgtgaaattttaaGATAGTTTTAAAAATAACTTCCAAGTATAGTCGAACTTTGCTAGCTGCATTCGATCAACCCACCTCGGCCAGCTGCAACCAATTTAGTGACTTAAGCGAAGCCGCATTGAGCCGATTGCGCACTCAGTGAGCCTTTTAAAGCCAATCTCGAATGTCATTATTAATAAATGATTGTTTTAACACCATTCCGCGCTGTCTCGCGAGGCGGTTCGGCTTTACACCGCCGCCGACTGGAACTTGAGCTAAATGTACGAAAACACACTCCGGTGcgaaataaattaatatttgtTCTGCATAAATCACGGAATCACTCCAATAAATTATTTAATCTTTGTTATGTTGGTACCACACACACACTCGCTCCGGAACATATTGTGCTCTGGGTCTCCCGGTTCGGTTGCGAGATGGTGGCCTCCGTCTCTAAGTTCGCTTCGATTCCGATTCCGAAGTGACACCCGGGCTGGAAGATTTTTAAAAACATTAGTCTTACCCGGAGCCCCGACAATCGGGATCAGCTTGAGCGAGCATCGAATTGATCATGCCGGCCGTTTCTTCTTCGGCAATTCATTTAGCTTGCTGATGCCCCATCTATTATGTACCTACCGAGGTTTTGCAGAGGTTGCAGCAGTTGTCTGTATCAGATCAACTTGAAGATGTGAAAGATCGAATTCCGGGATGTTTGCGCGCTGATAACCGTGTTTAGTGTGagaatatttgatgattttgggaAAAGTTAATAGTCCGCATACCCAGagtaaacaaaatcaaatacttttttactttttagtttATGAACGAATACGAGTGTAGTTATATTCAGCTTTTCAGTCATTTTAATAAAGCAAACAGTACTTTTTCGCATTGTTCGTTTCGACTTCTTCAGTGGAAATCtgtaatatttcttttttgtaCACTAAATCTGGAATAAATGTGAAGAAGAActtcacaaaatttcaaaacgattggtccatTAGATGTTGAGTTAGGATGGACATTGCAAAACAAGTTTTCAACAAGCAGGTTTTTGGAGATTCACTGTCACtcgttcaattttcaatttaattaaattttagaaAGTATTATTCGATTGTAGCATTATTGTATGAAAattaaatgaacattttaaTAAGCTCTGTATCGccacaataaatttaaaaaaatgtgtctTTTTACCAGATTAACCTAACCTGAGCAAGCTATAGCCAGTACTCAGTACAGGATTACGTCAGAATGTTTCACAGTTCTCCTTGATGAGGTTTTATTAAAGGAGATCAGAAATCGACTTTGGAGACATTGAACTCTGTCAAATCACATTCTATGTATCAAGAGGGGTCGTAATTTTGATTTAATACATATTAATATATCGTATAACGAGACTATATTAAGTTGTTCAACACTCCATTGCAAAAGTAACCGGAATTTGCACCAGAATACGTGGTAGGCTATGCAAAGAGAGCATCGGCAGTACTtttgtacacggaaaaaaaatgttcctaaaatcttgaataaagtgccatgaattctggaacagtCACTTTTtaacgttacgaaaacaggaccatgaacaaaaataatgtgttttataattatgtttaaTTTACCTTCAGTAACGCCCACTTAACGCTTGTATTAGtggaaacatttgtttttgttttgggaatttcagtcacggtttccgccatgtcactaccaaatcgattttcggtaCGTGAACTagtcacaactttatgaatattattcataaaaccaaaggttaactCATGATGTTGTTCATAGATTTAGGTTTAGATTCAgtattctggatattttctcgtgaactagttcacgaaattcggagtttttttccgtgaactaattcatgattcctaatatattagtcacgatccaatatccgtgctcgtgaaatagttcacaaaattatgaaatatttttcaagtattcgtgaactggttcatgaatcctagtataatagtcacggcTTACCATTCATGTtcgtaaaatagtaaaatagtaaattcCGTCACCGTCGTCGTACACGCATTCGTTTCTGATCGGTATAGCTCCCTCGTCGCCGGTAAATTCGTTCGGTATCGGAAATCCGCCTCCTGGCCCCTGCTGTAAAAGTGCAGAAGTGAACACGCAAGTGAGAAATAATCTAGTGATGTTGCCAACGGCAGTTATCAAGGTTAAGGATGCAGACGATAAATATCAGTTCGCTAGAGCTCTACTGGACAGTGGTTCTCAGCCCAGTTTCATCACCGAAGCGCTTTGTCAGAAACTTCGACTGAAGCGCATCAAGTTAAACTCGCCGGACAGTGGGATCGGACAATTTACCCTCGCCGTGCACCACGGTGTGATGTTATCGCTCGCCTCTCGTTTCGGGGAGTTCAAATACAACCTGGATTGCCTAGTGCTGCCAAAGCTTACCGTCTCGCTGCCCAGCCAACATATTGACGTTTCGCGTTGGAGAATTCCACGTAATCTCCCGCTCGTCGATCCGCAGTTCAACGTCAGCCAAGGGTCTGACATCATTATTGGTGCTGAGCTGTTCTTCAACTTGCTTGACAATCAGCAACTTTCGTGAGCGACTGGGTACCCGATTCTGCAGAAGACTGTGCTAGGATATATCGTCTGTGGAAACGTTGCTGAGCCTCGGAACCAACAGTCACTCAATGCAGCCATGTCTGCGCAGAAGATCCGCTCGAGCGTTTCTGGGGGATCGAAAACTTCGATGACGGTAAGGCTTTCACTTCTGATGAACAATTCTGTGAAGATCATTTCACTGATACCGTTTCTCGTGATCAAGAAGGACGGTATATGGTTAGTCTTCCGATGTGGCAGGAGATGCTTTTGATGTTGGGAGACTCGTACACGCCCGCATTGCGGCGATTTTTGTCGATGGAGAAGAAGTTTGTTGCCGATGAAGGTCTTCGCCAAGAATATAAACAGCTCATGCAAGAATACGACAGGTTGGGCCATATGAAGGTGCTGTCGCGCGCGTCGTGTAGCCCACAGTTTTTCCTACCCCACCATGCCATCCACCGTCCAGAAAGCTCAACCACAAAGATTCGAGTAGTGTTCGATGGATCTTCTCGTGGTTCAACCCAGCTTTCACTAAACGATGTTCTCTATGCGGGACCAACAGTACAGCCAGCCCTGTACTCTACTGTCATCAATTTTCGGCTGCCACGTTTCGTCATTACTGATGATGTGGAAAAGATGTTCGGACAGATTTTGCTCCACCCCGAAGATCTTCGCTACCAACAAATTCTATGGCGGAATGATCCATCAGAACCCATTCGAACGTACCAGCTGCGAACCGTTACTTACGGTCTAGCTAGTTCACCGTATCATGCTACGCGAATTCTAAACCAACTAGCTACAGACGAAGGAGAACGCTTCCCACTAGCAGTTCCGATCATTCAGAAAGGGACATATGTCGACGATGTCCTTTCAGGACATGACGATCATCAAATAGCCAGCAATTCGTGCAAACAGTTGATGAGAATGGTGCAAACCGCTGGTTTCGTACTCAGGAAGTGGGCTTCCAACGATCTTTCTATTCTTGTAGTCGTTCCTCTCGAGTTGTGGAACTCTTCCCCAGAATTGTAAATTGATCGGTCAGCCGCAGTAAAAACACTTGGACTGTTATGGTTTCCCCAACCGAATacctttaaattcaaatttccCACGTTACCAGAACTGGGAGTCGTCTCAAAACGAATCGTCGCATCGGAAATGACTATTATTAGATCCACTTGGTCTACTTGGCCCGATGGTAATGAACGCTAAAATGTTCGTGCAACAACTATGGGCGGAGAACTTGCCATGGGATAATGAGTTGTCGTAGGAGCAAAGTTTGTGGTGGAAGAAGTATCGCACGGATATCCATCATCTCCAATCTGTAGAAATCCCTCGAAGGGTGCTTGTCAATGCCAGTCGTCAATACTCTCTGCACTGTTTTTGTGACGCATCTAAACGAGGCTATGGATGTTGTGTCTACGTAATCTCGCCAGATACTACCGGTATGCTCCACTCacgacagctcacatcgaaatTTCGTGTCGCTCCATTGCGAGGATGGACAATTCCAAGATTGGAGCTCAGCGCCGCGCTTTTAGAAAGCCAGTTGATGGACAACCTACAAAGAATGACCGAATTCAAGGGTCCAGCCACATTCTGAACCGACTCAACGATAGTGCTTCACTGGATCAAGTCTCAATCTAGTTCGTGGAAAGTCTTCGTCTCAAATCGGGCGGCGGAAGTTCAACGGTTGACTAAAGGATCACAGTGAAGACACGTTCCAACCGAAATGAACCCCGCAGATAGGATTTCTCGGGGCTCACTTCCAAGTGATCTGTTGTATGACAAATTGTGGTGGCATGGGCCGAGTTTCGTCACGACTCCCGTTGAGCAATGGCCGCAGTGCATGGTTTCGCTGCCGGATAACCACGTTATCCAAGAAGAATCTCGAACCGTTGTCGCTATTCATGCTAGCCACACTGATTCAACATTCTGCGACAGATTTTCGGATCTCGCCAAGTTGATTCGGACAGTAGCCTACTGTTACCGTTTCTACAACAACTGCAAATTACCGACCAGTGAGAGGATCACTGGATCTTTGGCTTCTAGCAACTGCCAGTTCTCTCTGAAGATACTCGTTCGCCTAGCACAGGCTACCGCATTCCCAGCTGATGTGCGGTTGTATCAAGACAGCCGACGATGTGTAGGGAACTCGAAAGAACTTGGGTCGAAATATCTCCTTAGAAACTTGAACTGTTTGATGGACGAGTTCGGTCTGCTTAGATTGGACGGTCGATTGAGATACAAAAACGTACCCTTTGACACTCGTTTTCCGATGATACTCACAGCGGACCACAAGCTTACCTGGCAATCCTCGAAGTAGCAACCAGCAAATGGCACCACTTCCATCAGTACGTGTTACATCTGCTGGAGCATTCGCATACTCTGGGATGGATTACTGTGGGCCGTTTCTCGTTCGTCCGTTGGTTGGAAGGGGAGCATCGGTGATCGCGTTTTTCGTGTGTCTAGTGGTACATCTAGAGGTCATCGCAGACCTAACGTCGGTCGCGTGTATTAACGCCGTGAAACGCTTCGTGGCACGCCGCGGCCAAGTGTTCGAATTACGCTGCGACAATGCGACTAATTTCGTCGGGGCAGATCGCGAAGGCTTGAAGGCTGCGCGTCAAGCCTTTCGCGAACAGTTTCGGAGCAAGCAATGGGACGAATATTACACAACTAGCGGAATCACGTTTCGCTTCATACCAGCTCGGTCGCCCTACTTCGGTGGGCTATGGGAGGTTGGAATCAACTCCTTCAAGTACCACTTTCGCCGCATCATGGGCTGCAAGGAGTTCAACATGAACCAACTGCTAACCATCGTAACCCAAATCGAATCCGTTCTCAACTTCCGTCCCTTAGCTCCACTGTCCGACTCTCCAGACGACATATCCGCTCTGACCCCAGGTCATTTCCTAATCGGAGAACAACTCTTTTCCATTCCAGAGCCAGACCTCTGCGACCTGGACACCAAACGCCTGTCGCGTTTGCAGGTTATGAAACGATCCGCGCAGGATCTGTGGCGACGGTAGTCCAGGGACTACTTGAGCCAGTTGCAGCAACGTTCAAAATGGAAGAAAGAAACTGCAGACGTGGAGGTGGGTCAATTGGTACTGATGAAGCAGGACAACACCCCATCCTTACAGTGGCCTTTAGAACGTATCACCGAAACGATCGTTAGGCCAGACGGTCATGTTGGCGTGGTGGTCGTGAAAACGGCAGCAGGAACGTACAAACGGGCAGTCATCGAAATTGCAGTGCTTCCCATCGACGAAGAGAATTCTCAGTTGGCAGTTGAAACGGACAGTTTCAACGGGGGCCGGCAAAATGTACAATTGAACAGAACAGTTAGTTATTAAAAGTAAGTCAACCTTTCTCTCGAGTGCCGGGTCGTACGAATTAAGCTATCCTGACTGTGAAAGTGTGAACAGTAGTGCCAAACGTATAGCATTGTGACAAACAGGCTCATATTGGCACTAACCATCCTATTAGAAAGCTCCAAGTGGTTATTATTTTCCGCAATGTTTTGCAACACTTTACTATTTCTAATTTTCGATATACCGAACAAAAAATAGGACTATCAAAATACTATTTAGAGCTATAATTGACTCCCTTCTactgcattgtaatgaatattttAACCTTAACGGTATAcgatataaataatattttacgacAATTAGTGAATCTCGAACATGAGTACATTGCCTCGTTCTTCACGACAAGTGCGCTGCTTTTGCTGTCTAGGCTAGGCAGCTTATCTTCGTATGCAATGAAATATGTCGAAAATAAATCTCTTGAGAGATGCATAATAATTTAATCCACAGTATCATATTAGCATTGAATCGGCTGTATATATGCTCTACACTAGCAGTGAAAGCGCATATAAAGTATACATGTTTTAAAGATCctgcgttatatcagctttatatatgtATATAATGCTAGCGATAATACTATGTTTCAGCTATGCCAGTATGCATTTacgatgctaatatagagcttatTTCCATTGTGATTGCTAAATTGgaattttaattcaatattcTGGCAAACGTATAGCCTATGTTGTGTAATGgcctaatgcttatggttacttgggttggGCAGAATTGTGAGGTGATCTTTGTAGACCAGTGTTCTATAGCTACAAGACAAACAAGGGACAGAACGCTGTTAAAATCATGCGAGGAATCCCCCAAGGCTCTATTCTGGGCTAAACACTTCGAAACGGAGCACCATGGGCTACAAACCGATTTCCTGAACATATAAATTTCAGGTACAAGAATTTCAGTGTCTAAGGAACAAATTTTGCACAATAGGTGCACAATAGATTTGCAGCTACGCGAAGCGAGATACCTTCGCTTTGTGTAGCGAATGTCGTTGCTGAGATGTGTCGAGACGAGGGCACATAGAATGGCGTTAGCAGCTGCGACGGAACCCGTCCTCTTTTTCTTTGTTTTCGGTTCATGTTGTAATTCGTCTCGCATAGCCTCTAATTATGCCTTACATATTTTAAACGAACTGTCTGCATTTGACAGTTCACCGAAGctgtatttaatttttttttcacatccGCGAGTGCCGTCCCAGGTTAGCAGTGCATTTACACGAAGATTGTTGGAACTTCATCGACAGTGACGTATCGAGTAGTGAGATAGCGCAACAACTAACAGGAAAATCCAGTTATGGAAATCTCAACTTCAacttctcatcagaatctgacactaacttggtgctaggactaagctagcgtggCGCTAGCTGCAAAAACGAAGACAACAAtttgtaaaatgtaaaaaaggtgatttttaatgTGGCGAACTATCGCGGCATCACCTCTCTTTGTGCATGATCGAAACTATTCAAGATTCTAGTATGGAATGTCCCATTCAGAGTAGCTAAATCATATCATCAGaaaaaacatggtttcgtccCAGCTAGATCCACAACTACGAATTCAGCTCAGCTCATCTCGCACTGTATTAAACATATAGAATCTGACGCCCAAATAGATGCTATCTATGCGGATCTCAAAGCGGAATTTGATCGCGTCGATCACTCTCTTCTGCTAGCGAAGCTTGAGCGGCTTGGTGCACCTCGAAATGCTCTCAATTCTTTACCATCGCAAAACTCAATGAAGCTACCATCCATGTCCATGTAGAAATATATCTAGAACTGGTTTTTTTAAAGCTTCTAACTAATAACATAGATGGTCCagatatatttaacattaaagtgCACCCTAGATATTTGAGATCGCGGGACTTTTTAACACATGATTTTCAACCTACTGAATATAGCCAGAGTGAGCCCATTAGGGCAATGTGCAATGTATTTGATAAGCTTTTTGGACATTTGGACTTTTCTGTATTCTGTGATGCTTTTAAAGATAGGCTTAGACGACTC encodes:
- the LOC131681099 gene encoding uncharacterized protein LOC131681099, coding for MVSLPMWQEMLLMLGDSYTPALRRFLSMEKKFVADEGLRQEYKQLMQEYDRLGHMKVLSRASCSPQFFLPHHAIHRPESSTTKIRVVFDGSSRGSTQLSLNDVLYAGPTVQPALYSTVINFRLPRFVITDDVEKMFGQILLHPEDLRYQQILWRNDPSEPIRTYQLRTVTYGLASSPYHATRILNQLATDEGERFPLAVPIIQKGTYVDDVLSGHDDHQIASNSCKQLMRMVQTAGFVLRKWASNDLSILVVVPLELWNSSPEL
- the LOC131681100 gene encoding uncharacterized protein LOC131681100 gives rise to the protein MDYCGPFLVRPLVGRGASVIAFFVCLVVHLEVIADLTSVACINAVKRFVARRGQVFELRCDNATNFVGADREGLKAARQAFREQFRSKQWDEYYTTSGITFRFIPARSPYFGGLWEVGINSFKYHFRRIMGCKEFNMNQLLTIVTQIESVLNFRPLAPLSDSPDDISALTPGHFLIGEQLFSIPEPDLCDLDTKRLSRLQVMKRSAQDLWRR